The Plectropomus leopardus isolate mb unplaced genomic scaffold, YSFRI_Pleo_2.0 unplaced_scaffold15654, whole genome shotgun sequence genome contains the following window.
GGAAAAAGCAGGgagcaaaaactgcaaaaaaatcagttttatattatttatttatatggtaGTGCTTCGGATGACAGCATGCATATTGCAGTGTAAATATATTGTACATACTAGTTATCAATAAGGTACTGAAGCACTAGAGGGAAGAGGTACAGGGAATACGGAAGTAACAAATTGCCattaaaggtccactgtgtatGATTtactgacatctagtggtgaggtgtCAGACTGCAACCAACTGTAACTACGTAGGGCAGCGTTTCCCCAAGGAGCACCAACTTTCCTTGATCcaagaaaaaagatttaaaaatctgtgatgcCAATATGAAGTCTATGAGCTGAGCGGGAACTCGTGGGAGAGACATTAATGCACATATTAAGCTGCATAACCCGCAAGTAAACACGGAGGCGTAGATTTAAAgggctcattctgaggtaacgaAATCATgacaacttttattttcatacGTTTGTGaatgcagttttaaatattacattcaatttctgcccatagatgccactaaatcctacacactgaacctttaataataaacaataaataaataagcgaGTGCTTGTTTTCGTCCCGTCAGGTTTGCTGTATCTGTGACGAACGGATCAGTCAACCTCACAGAAGGATTCCCTTACATCAGGTTAGGTTGATTCCTCTCCGTCCTCGGACATGATGACGTATAAATGCAGTAgtttaaatcattatttgaaTAAGTTAATGTTGAGTgataatgttgatgtttttgtcatccTCACATTAGCTACTGTGGTACTTTTCACCCTCAGAGCTGCCTCTTCTCCCAGATCTGCAACATCTGCTCTGTTTTAGGTAAAGACGGATCTATTTATGTAATTCTTGATAACAGGAGTCCCTGTTCACGCAAGTTCTCTCCATCGTGTACTTTAGTTTTGGTGAACGtgtttaaatatgaatttaaagtgGATATTAATCAGGCCTATGTCTCCTTTTGAAGTCTgggattgttttatttctgtgttgatACAATTTGAAGATCACACTGTCTTCTTGTAAATTGTACTCAAATTATGatcaattattattaattatcttAAGTAACTTCTCCACCATCTCCTGCCCCCCccgtctctttctgtctctgtgtctcagctcTGTGGGTTGTGGTGATCCGTTTCCAGCAGGTTATAGACTATGGTCATCATGGAAAGGCCAACATAGTCAGCATCGTTTTGGGGTTCATCTCTGCCATAGGTATCTCCCTCCTTGGTAACTTCCAGGTAATAgctcacaaaaaatacatttaaagaataatagaatttctcttctctttttagCCCATAATAATCTCTAAAAATCTCTTCTCCCTCCGCCCTCGCCACTTAGCAATCGGTTGTAAGGATTGTTCACCTGTTAGGAGCGTTCGTGGCGTTCTTCGTTGGCCTGGCCTACTTCTGGGTGCAGCTGTTTCTGACCTACAGAGCTCCGCCGTCTCAGGACCGATGTTGGGTCGTGCCTGCCAGGGCGACCTGCTGCATCCTTTGCACCGCTCTGGTCGTCG
Protein-coding sequences here:
- the LOC121964448 gene encoding modulator of macroautophagy TMEM150B-like; its protein translation is MWLWALLPVCLAVFGTVGIWTVFAVSVTNGSVNLTEGFPYISYCGTFHPQSCLFSQICNICSVLALWVVVIRFQQVIDYGHHGKANIVSIVLGFISAIGISLLGNFQQSVVRIVHLLGAFVAFFVGLAYFWVQLFLTYRAPPSQDRCWVVPARATCCILCTALVVASILP